From Streptomyces chrestomyceticus JCM 4735, one genomic window encodes:
- a CDS encoding helix-turn-helix transcriptional regulator, producing MDEHRAAPGTVTGPAPEDRLVGRDAERARLFRTVDSRTADPAADAGPVLVLTGDAGTGKSALLDSAAHRAAARGTRVLRACGSESEADLAFSALHQLLRPVRAEADALPPGQRAALHDALGTGQAGASPDPLLTGLAVLGLLSALGERGPVLAVLDDAQWCDRASLDALAFAARRLAEEPVTVLVGARTDDRLPGFDRQVPVLTLGPLDDAAAHRLLDLQPRRPTGRTRARILDQASGNPLALTELTRAAADSESGLAAGEPPAAGPLPLTDRLERLFAARLPGLPARTTRALLLLAAMDTADHAAVPAGLPHVEDDAWLPAEQAGLVRRTGRDTRFRHPLVRSAVYHAAPFDARRDAHRVLAGMLPDAPDRRAWHLAAASVRPDAAVSAELERTADRARRRGGHAAAAKALQRAAELAPRRADAARLLVEAAGAAVFTGDLAWVEELAAAARARTDDPALLATAASHAGRLATLTARHSVVFSRLAGAAEELAVAQPAVALDLLTGAAVVRFYSGEEHQRRRIEDILRRVPEHAPASHDWLRAWVRAVSAPDDGRPQLLRALTASMAEAEHRPGRLTALAVMAWVLDETPQAARAFDAAFDRWESHEPLPEGLGGAAAWTYVELGRWGQAREVCARMAAVGATAGLDHAVACAATVDAVVLAHQGDASAARARAADALALIDPLESRSVTVYARRALGAAAAAEGAYDTAYDQLRAAFTADGAPLHYHASCPALPDLAAAAMRSGRREEAHAVVERCARTLGEHASPRLRALLSRARALLAAPEDAEPYFRAALAEPVLAHWPFERAQALLDLAEWLRRQRRIAEARPLLAEALETFRRLGARPWIDRARTESRAAGLAVTAPAPDALAELSPQQQQIVGLAARGLTNREIGEKLFLSPRTVGSHLYRSFPKLGITARSQLRDLVEGALHGAC from the coding sequence GTGGACGAGCACCGAGCGGCCCCCGGCACGGTCACGGGCCCGGCCCCGGAGGACCGTCTCGTCGGCCGGGACGCGGAACGCGCCCGCCTCTTCCGTACGGTGGACTCCCGTACGGCGGACCCGGCGGCCGACGCCGGCCCGGTACTGGTACTCACCGGCGACGCGGGCACGGGCAAGAGCGCGCTGCTGGACTCCGCGGCACACCGGGCGGCGGCCCGGGGCACCCGCGTCCTGCGCGCCTGCGGGAGCGAGTCGGAGGCGGACCTCGCCTTCTCGGCACTGCACCAGTTGCTGCGGCCGGTACGGGCCGAGGCGGACGCGCTGCCGCCGGGGCAGCGCGCGGCGCTCCACGACGCGCTCGGTACCGGGCAGGCCGGAGCGTCTCCCGACCCCCTGCTGACCGGCCTCGCCGTCCTGGGCCTGCTGTCGGCCCTGGGCGAGCGGGGCCCCGTACTCGCCGTACTGGACGACGCCCAGTGGTGCGACCGCGCTTCTCTAGACGCCCTGGCGTTCGCCGCCCGACGGCTGGCGGAGGAACCGGTCACGGTGCTGGTCGGCGCCCGTACCGACGACCGCCTGCCGGGCTTCGACCGCCAGGTGCCGGTGCTCACTCTCGGCCCGCTCGACGACGCGGCGGCACACCGCCTGCTGGATCTTCAGCCGCGGCGTCCCACCGGCCGGACCAGGGCCCGCATCCTCGACCAGGCCAGTGGCAACCCCTTGGCGCTGACCGAACTGACGAGGGCCGCCGCCGACTCGGAGAGCGGCCTCGCGGCCGGGGAGCCGCCGGCCGCCGGTCCGCTCCCGCTCACCGACCGCCTGGAACGGCTCTTCGCCGCCCGCCTGCCCGGCCTCCCGGCCCGTACGACGCGGGCGCTGCTGCTCCTGGCCGCCATGGACACCGCCGACCACGCCGCCGTACCGGCCGGCCTGCCGCACGTCGAGGACGACGCCTGGCTGCCCGCCGAGCAGGCCGGGCTCGTCCGCCGTACCGGCCGGGACACCCGCTTCCGCCATCCGCTGGTCCGGTCCGCCGTCTACCACGCCGCGCCTTTCGACGCGCGGCGCGACGCCCACCGCGTGCTCGCCGGGATGCTGCCGGACGCACCGGACCGCCGCGCCTGGCACCTCGCCGCCGCCTCCGTACGCCCGGACGCGGCCGTGTCGGCCGAGCTGGAGCGGACCGCCGACCGGGCCCGGCGCCGGGGCGGCCACGCGGCGGCGGCCAAAGCGCTGCAACGTGCCGCGGAGCTGGCCCCGCGGCGCGCGGACGCCGCCCGGCTGCTGGTCGAAGCGGCCGGCGCGGCCGTGTTCACCGGGGACCTCGCCTGGGTCGAGGAGCTGGCCGCAGCGGCTCGCGCCCGTACCGACGATCCGGCGCTGCTGGCCACGGCCGCGTCCCACGCCGGCCGGCTGGCGACGCTGACCGCACGCCACAGTGTGGTCTTCTCCCGCCTGGCCGGAGCTGCCGAGGAACTGGCGGTCGCGCAGCCCGCCGTCGCGTTGGACCTGCTGACGGGGGCCGCGGTGGTCCGCTTCTACTCGGGAGAGGAACACCAGCGCCGCCGCATCGAGGACATCCTGCGGCGTGTCCCCGAGCACGCGCCCGCGTCACACGACTGGCTGCGCGCCTGGGTACGGGCCGTGTCGGCCCCGGACGACGGGCGGCCGCAGCTCCTCCGTGCCCTCACCGCCTCGATGGCCGAGGCGGAACACCGGCCGGGCAGACTCACCGCCCTCGCGGTCATGGCATGGGTCCTGGACGAGACGCCGCAGGCCGCGCGCGCCTTCGACGCGGCCTTCGACCGCTGGGAGTCGCACGAGCCGCTGCCGGAGGGCCTGGGTGGCGCCGCCGCCTGGACGTACGTGGAACTGGGCAGGTGGGGGCAGGCCCGCGAAGTCTGCGCACGGATGGCGGCGGTCGGAGCCACGGCGGGCCTCGACCACGCCGTGGCGTGCGCGGCGACGGTGGACGCCGTCGTACTGGCCCACCAGGGCGACGCATCGGCGGCCCGCGCCCGCGCCGCCGACGCGCTCGCCCTGATCGACCCGCTGGAGAGCCGCTCCGTCACCGTCTACGCCCGTCGCGCGCTCGGCGCGGCGGCAGCCGCGGAAGGCGCGTACGACACCGCGTACGACCAACTCCGCGCGGCCTTCACGGCGGACGGCGCGCCGCTCCACTACCACGCGTCCTGCCCGGCCCTCCCGGACCTGGCCGCGGCTGCCATGCGCAGCGGACGGCGCGAGGAGGCCCATGCGGTCGTCGAGCGCTGTGCGCGCACACTGGGGGAGCACGCCTCACCCCGGCTGCGCGCGCTGCTCAGCCGCGCCCGTGCTCTGCTGGCGGCGCCCGAGGACGCCGAGCCGTACTTCCGGGCGGCCCTGGCGGAACCGGTGCTCGCCCACTGGCCCTTCGAACGCGCCCAGGCTCTGCTGGACCTTGCCGAATGGCTGCGGCGCCAACGCCGTATCGCCGAGGCGCGGCCACTGCTCGCCGAGGCACTGGAGACGTTCCGGCGCCTGGGAGCCCGCCCGTGGATCGACCGCGCCCGGACCGAATCGCGCGCCGCCGGTCTCGCCGTCACCGCACCGGCCCCTGACGCGCTCGCCGAACTGTCCCCCCAACAACAACAGATCGTCGGACTCGCGGCCCGCGGACTGACCAACCGCGAAATCGGCGAGAAGCTCTTCCTCTCCCCGCGCACCGTCGGCTCGCACCTCTACCGCAGCTTCCCCAAGCTGGGCATCACCGCCCGCTCCCAACTGCGCGACCTCGTCGAGGGGGCGCTGCACGGGGCCTGCTGA